TGCGGCGGGGCTGGACGGGGCGCGGTCGGGGTGTCGCCGAGAGGTGGTGGCAGGTGGCCGCACGGAAGGCCGAGGAGCAGGAGCCCGCAGCCGGCGAGGTCGAGAATCCGAGCCAGTGTCGTCGGCGGATGGTGCAGTCGCAGGGTCCCACCGGCCACGGTGGTCTGCTGCGCGGCGTGGAGGAACGCGTTGAGTCCGCTGCAGTCGCAGAAGGTGACGGGGGTGAGGTCGACGTCGATGGTGCGGATACCGTCCCGCAGGCACCGCTCCAGGGACTCGCGCACCAACGGCGCGGATTCGAGGTCGATCTCACCGGACAGGGTGATCAGCGCCTGTTTCCCTTGGTCATGGCGGTGGACGGTGAGCTGTGAGAGGGGCATGACGCCTCGGTTCGGAAGAGCATCCGGCAGCGGCACGGTGAGCCGGAGTTCCGGCCCCCTGGGCGCGCTCTCGGCAGGGGCGTACTTTCGGCGGAGGCAGAGCATCGGCCGGTCCGACCCAGCCTGCGCAGCAGGACAGAGGACCCACCCGGTTCCCTCCGGGGAAGCTCCGGGTGACAGACGAAGAGTCCGCACCCCGCAGCCATCTGTGTTCAGCAACAGCATGCCGCCGGGGTCTGGGACGTCTACACAGCAGCGTAGTCCTCGCATCGGGTGACGGACGGTCCGAAGCAGCCCAATCCCAGGATATGGACGGTGCAAAACACGCGGTGGCTCGCATGACGGAGCCGGTCGTGCGGTTGCCGGCTCACTCCAGGAGCACGAGGTGGTCGGCGGCGCCCCCTCGCCATTCGATCAGGAAGAGGGTCGCGTCGTCGGTGGTGCGGCCGCCCCGTTGCTGCTTCAGGGCGTGGGAGAGTGAGCGCACCACCGCTCGTACTCCCTTCTCTGTGTGTTCGATGCGGTTGACCCAGTGGATGAGTTGTTCTTCGCCGAATTGTTCTTCGCCGGCTTCGTGCTCCTCGATCAGGCCGTCGGTGAAGCACAGCACTCGGTCGCCGCGTTGGAGCCTCTGCCGGCTGATCCGGGGCTCTTCACCGCCGAAGCCGACGGGCAAGGTGGTCGGGCCGCCCAGTTGCCGGACGACCTTGTGGTCACGGATCAGCAGCGGTGCGGGGTGGCCCGCGTTGACCCACTGCAGGTGGCCCGTCGTGATGTTCAGACGCATCATCTGGGCGGTGACGAAGTGGTCGGGCCCGAACTGCTCGGCGATGGCCCGGTCCATGAACGTGTAGATCTCGGACAGGCCGATGCCGGCACGCCTGGCGTGCCGGTAGGCCCCGACGGCGACGGTCGCCATCGTGGCGGCGTCCAGGCCGTGGCCCATCGCATCGACCATGGCCACGTGCAGGATGTCCTCATTGAGGGCGTAGTCGAAGCTGTCGCCTGCGACGTCGTAGGCGGGCTCCAGGATTCCGGCAACCGCGACCTGCGGGACGGACATCGCCAGCGGCGGCAGCAGGGACCACTGGATCTCCGCGGCCAAGCTCATCGGTTCGCGGCGCCGGGCGAAGAAGAACTGATCGGTGTAGCTGTGCTTGGTGACCAGCATGTCGGCGACCAGGCCGGCGAGCCTGCGCAGCAGCCGCCGGTCGTCGTCATCGACGGTGTCCAGGGTGAGGGCCATTACGCCCACCTGGTCGCTGCCGTCCAGCAACGGCAGGTACATCCGGACGCCGTCGGACTGCGGCACCTCGACAGTGGTCGCGTGCAGAAAGGCTGTGCCGGCGGGAGAGTCACCGATCGGCTCAGGCTCGCCGACCATCAGCCGCTGACCCGGCAACGGCACCAACACCAGCTGGCCATAGTCCTGCAGCAGGATCGAGACGTCGCGGCCACCGACCCTGGCCACCTCTTCCGCGATCAGCGGGGCGATCAGCTGCGGCGGCATCTCGTGTGCCCGGTCCAGCAGCACCCCCAGCAGCCGCTCACCGAACCCTTCCGACCGGTCCAGCACGCCCTCGTCGGGTCGGCGCTCACCTTCCGCCATAACCGCACTCCCGCACCGGCGTCGTCGAAGCTTCGGCCGCCGTGTCCATGCTCACCTCGTGCCGCGAGTCCAGCGCCCGCACCGACACGCGCGGTCCGTCCCGCGGTCACGGCGGATGCGCTCGACCCGCTCACGTGATCTGTACACATGGGCTCCTGACACGACCGCGATCAACCCGCCCAGCGTGACGCGGCGGGCCGCGCCGAACAGCCCATTACGCCAGAGGTGGCATGTCACACACGGTCGGAACAGATGGCTCTGGGTCCCGTTGTGCACCACATTTCTCCCGGAGCCCTCACAGGAGCAGAAGATCGGAGCCGGTGTCCGCGAGGAGCCGTGCGGTTTGCGGGGACGGGTGGTGCAGTCGCAGGCACGCGTGGGTCTCGGCGGCGTGCCGCGACGCGTCGAGGAAGACGCTCAGGCCGTTGTTGTCGCAGAGGCCGACGGTGGTCAGATCGACGTCGATGGTGGTGATGCCGTCAAGCAGGCACCGCTCCAGAGCGGCGCGCACCTGGGGCGCGGTGGCCGGGCCGATCTCACCGGCCAGGGTGATCAGTGCTCGCCTGCCCCGGTCGTGCCGGTAGATGTTCAGCTGCGGAAGAGTCATGACGCCTCGGTTCATGGGGGCCGGCCGCTCCTCGCACAGTCAGTGGCCCGGCGACGGAAACCGCCTGGTCACCTGTGGTGAGTCGTACGGCTGCGGCGGCGGCGCGGCGGGAACCGGCCGCCCCCGTCGCGGTGGTCCCGTCGTTCGCCGGTGGTCGGCGACTCGGACCGGTCCGGACCCACCGGGGGCTCCGGTGTGGCGCGGCCGCGGCGGCCGGGCAGGGGGGCGCTGTACCGGTGCACGGCGATTCTCTCGGCGTGCTGGATGTTGAGCCGGTGGATCACGTACGCCGCCACTGCGATGAGAACCACAAAGGCGGCGGCTGTCAGGAAGGCGTTCATGGCGGCCGCCTCACATACCGCTGATCAGGTGGCTGGCCCAGCTGGGCGGGCCGGTCTGTTCCGGAACGGCCGCGGACACCGCGGAGGCGCCGCCCTCGTACTCCCATGCCTCGTCCGGGGCCAGTGGCCCGTCGGTCGCGGAAACGCCGTGTCGGGCCTCGTCCGCGGCGATGAGCGCGCTCGCGGTCAGCGGCGGGCCGTCGTAGTCGGACGCGGCAGCCATCAGACGGGCCGCCGACTCCGCGCCGGTCTCGGGCGGGATGACCAGCAGGTCCCAGCGTCCGGTGCCGTAGGAGAGCAGCAGCAGCTTGTGCGGGTCGATTTCCGGGGTGAACCAGCCGACCTTGACGACGTGGCCGTCCACGGGAACCTGGCGGGGGATGACCGGCCAGTGCTCCGGGTTGACGGCGACGCGGGTGATGCGGCCCCACAAGGGGTCCAACACGTCGGTCAGTTCCGGCAGTTCGCTCAGCAGATCCCGGGAGCGGGGCCACCAGGCACCGTCCAGGAGTCCACGGGAGGTGCCGTCGGTCTTCAGGGCGAGACGCGCGGCCGGGGCTGCGACGGGCTCGGGGTGCGGCAGGGGTGGAAGCAAGGTCGCCGACATGATGCGGACCCGTCTCCGGGCCGCCTCTGCGGCGGCCCGGGTTTCATCTTGCGCCAAGAACGACCCGGCATGGTAGCCGGTGTACGAAATGCCCTCGGTGCTGTCCACACTACTCCGCGCAACGCCGCGGCGCGGAGTAGTGGCTGCCTAGATGTGGAGCAGTCGCTGGATGATCTCCCGGTACTGCCTCAGCGCGAGCCGGAGTCCGTCGGACTGTGCCTCGGGGGCCTGGTCCTGCCAGCCGGCGCGCAGGAGACGCCGCCGTTCCGCGAGGGCGTTCACGAGCTGGGCGGTGGCTTCGTCATAGGCGCTCTCGGCCTCTTCCAGTGCCTCGAGCGGAGTGTCGGCGAAGGTGTTGAGGGCGTGCCGGAGGGACTGGACGATCTTGTCCTGTTCGTCCGACGGGAGCAGCGGCTCCGGGCCTGGGGTACGTCGCTCGGCGGGGCCCCGGGCCTGGCCCGCGGGCTGCTGGGCGCGCGTCTGGTCGTACATCATCGGGGGCCGCTTCCACTCCGCCTGAAGGCGCCCTTGGCCTTCTCCGCGGCCTGTTTCAGGCTTCCGGAGACCCGGTCGGTCCTGCCTCGGCGCTGCAGTCGCCTGTTGCGGGTGACTCGGCCGAGTTCTTCCGTGATCCTGCCCTTCATCGCCTGTGCCTGGTTCTTGATGGTCCGTGAAACGGTCATGGCCGGCCTCACTGTGGTCCGGTAGGTGGGTTCCCGCGGGGTCTGGGCGAGGCGGGAAGGCGGAATGCTTCGCCGTGTGTTCCGGGGTGGCATGGCCCTGCACCGTGCTGCCAGTCAACGTCCGGCCACGGTCCGTGTCAACGCGGTCGCCGTGCGATCCGGCCCACCTCGTCTCGGAGCGTGCGGGAGTACGGTGGAGAAAGCGAGGCTCTTCGTGGCCGGTGTCCGGCCCCCTCCTCGCGACCCCATCCCATGGGCAGCCCGTGACCCCGGCCGCGCCATCCGCATCCAGGCCGAGGAGTCACGTATGCGACTCAGTCCCACCACGTCCCCGACGGTCACACCGTCGGACCCCGCCCCGCCGCCCCAGGGCTACGACGGGACGTCCCCGTTCCCGCCCGACGGCCCGGCGCCCGCGCGTAGCGGCAGTGACCGGCTGTACGTCACAGTGACCGCGGCGATCGTCATCCTGCCGTTCGTGGCGATCGGTCTCGCCGGCTGGCTGCTGTGGGGCAGTCTCATCCATCCCGCCGACATCGTGCTCGCGCTCGTCCTCTACACGATCACGGGTCTCGGCGTCACGGTCGGCTTCCACCGCGGCCTCACCCACGGCGGCTACCGGGCCGTCCGTCCCGTGCGGATCGCGCTCGCGGTGGCCGGATCGATGAGTTTCCAGGGTGACGTCATCGGCTGGGTCGCCACCCACCGACGCCACCACGCCTTCACCGACCGGCCCGGCGACCCGCACTCTCCGTACCGCTACGGCACGCATCTGCGCGGCCAGTTGCGCGGTCTGCTGCACGCGCACGTCGGTTGGCTGTTCCGCAACGACCGTACGCCGCCGGAGCGCTATGCCCCCGACCTGCTGGCCGACCGCGACATCCGGGCCGTCGCGCGCGCCTTCCCGGCACTGTGCCTCCTCACGCTCGCCCTGCCGTTCGTGGTGGGCTGGGCCATCGGCGGTACGTGGCTGTACGGCGTAACCGCCCTGCTGTGGGCCGGACTTGTGCGCATCGCGCTGCTCCACCAC
Above is a window of Streptomyces sp. DT2A-34 DNA encoding:
- a CDS encoding PP2C family protein-serine/threonine phosphatase — translated: MAEGERRPDEGVLDRSEGFGERLLGVLLDRAHEMPPQLIAPLIAEEVARVGGRDVSILLQDYGQLVLVPLPGQRLMVGEPEPIGDSPAGTAFLHATTVEVPQSDGVRMYLPLLDGSDQVGVMALTLDTVDDDDRRLLRRLAGLVADMLVTKHSYTDQFFFARRREPMSLAAEIQWSLLPPLAMSVPQVAVAGILEPAYDVAGDSFDYALNEDILHVAMVDAMGHGLDAATMATVAVGAYRHARRAGIGLSEIYTFMDRAIAEQFGPDHFVTAQMMRLNITTGHLQWVNAGHPAPLLIRDHKVVRQLGGPTTLPVGFGGEEPRISRQRLQRGDRVLCFTDGLIEEHEAGEEQFGEEQLIHWVNRIEHTEKGVRAVVRSLSHALKQQRGGRTTDDATLFLIEWRGGAADHLVLLE
- a CDS encoding DUF5994 family protein, yielding MDSTEGISYTGYHAGSFLAQDETRAAAEAARRRVRIMSATLLPPLPHPEPVAAPAARLALKTDGTSRGLLDGAWWPRSRDLLSELPELTDVLDPLWGRITRVAVNPEHWPVIPRQVPVDGHVVKVGWFTPEIDPHKLLLLSYGTGRWDLLVIPPETGAESAARLMAAASDYDGPPLTASALIAADEARHGVSATDGPLAPDEAWEYEGGASAVSAAVPEQTGPPSWASHLISGM
- a CDS encoding CsbD family protein; translation: MTVSRTIKNQAQAMKGRITEELGRVTRNRRLQRRGRTDRVSGSLKQAAEKAKGAFRRSGSGPR
- a CDS encoding STAS domain-containing protein, encoding MTLPQLNIYRHDRGRRALITLAGEIGPATAPQVRAALERCLLDGITTIDVDLTTVGLCDNNGLSVFLDASRHAAETHACLRLHHPSPQTARLLADTGSDLLLL
- a CDS encoding acyl-CoA desaturase; amino-acid sequence: MRLSPTTSPTVTPSDPAPPPQGYDGTSPFPPDGPAPARSGSDRLYVTVTAAIVILPFVAIGLAGWLLWGSLIHPADIVLALVLYTITGLGVTVGFHRGLTHGGYRAVRPVRIALAVAGSMSFQGDVIGWVATHRRHHAFTDRPGDPHSPYRYGTHLRGQLRGLLHAHVGWLFRNDRTPPERYAPDLLADRDIRAVARAFPALCLLTLALPFVVGWAIGGTWLYGVTALLWAGLVRIALLHHVTWSVNSLCHMIGDRPFRTRRHDRATNLWPLALLSFGESWHNLHHADPTSARHGVDRGQLDPSAAVIRLLERLGWVHDVRWPTADRVAARRA
- a CDS encoding STAS domain-containing protein, whose amino-acid sequence is MPLSQLTVHRHDQGKQALITLSGEIDLESAPLVRESLERCLRDGIRTIDVDLTPVTFCDCSGLNAFLHAAQQTTVAGGTLRLHHPPTTLARILDLAGCGLLLLGLPCGHLPPPLGDTPTAPRPAPPHRSLPPAPVLSGDVR